The region TCGACCTGCAGGCTGAGGCGCACTTCCCTGCCGACCGAAGCTCCATCACGTATCGCAAAGGGCTCGCGGAGATTGGACTGGGCCGAACCTACACGGCCTGATTGACCGAGGATTCTGCATCCTGCTATCGTTTGATCACAATCCTGGCGATGGGGTTCGCCTACGATGCCCGGCTGTAAAGCCGGCGCTGATGACTCCTACATCTCGTAGGAGGACTCTTGCTCAAAATTCGCCAAACAACATCTGAACAGCTTTCCCTGTTGATCGAACTTGCCCGCTGGATTTCAATCTCCGCCCTTGTGGGGATCATGGGCGGCTCTGCTTCGGCGCTGCTGCTTATCTCACTGAACTATGCGACCGACCTGCGCGAAAAGCATGTCTGGCTGATCCTGTTTCTGGCTCCGGCCGGCTGGCTCGTGGGCGAGATGTACAAGCGGCTCGGCACTTCGGTTGAGGCGGGCAACAATCTCATCCTGGAAGAGATCCACAGTCCCACCGCGACCATCCCAGTCCGGATGACGCCTCTGATCCTGATCGGCACCTTCATGACCCATCTCTTTGGCGGGTCTGCAGGACGTGAAGGCACGGCGATCCAGACTGGAGCCTCGCTCGCAGATCAACTTGCGCGACCGTTCCGCCTGTCTCCGCGCGACCGCCGCATCCTCCTGATGGCGGGCATCAGCGCGGGTTTTGCGTCGGTCTTCGGGACGCCGCTGGCCGGTGCCATCTTTGGCCTTGAGGTCCTGGCCATCGGCACTCTCAGCTATGAGGCCATCGCGCCCTGCTTCATGGCCGCGTTCGTCGGGGACTTGGTGACGCGGGCCTGGAAGGTCCATCACACCGTCTACACCGTGACTGATGTCCCCACCATGAGCATCCGCGGCGTCGCCTACGCCATGATCGCCGGTGCGATCTTCGGATTGGCAGGCATGTGCTTCGCCAGACTGACCCATGCGGTCTCTCACCTCGCAAAGAAGTACATTGTCAACCCTCCGCTGCGTCCTGTCGCCGGCGGTCTGCTCGTGACAATTGCAGTCTTCGGGCTCGGCACATCTCACACGCTGAAGTACATCGGCTTGGGAATCCCGACCATCGTTGCAGCGTTCCACTCCAGGCTGCCTGCCTATGACTTTGCCGCCAAGTCCATCTTCACCGCCATCACGCTCGGCGCGGGCTTCAAAGGCGGAGAGGTCACCCCACTCTTTTTTATCGGCTCCACGCTGGGCAATGCGCTCTCCCGCCTGATCCCGCTGCCGTCCTCGCTAATGGCCGGGATGGGGTTCGTTGCGGTCTTCGCAGGCGCAGCCAACACTCCCATTGCGTCCACGCTCATGGCAGTCGAACTCTTTGGCGGCGAAGCCGGTGCCTATGCGGGGATCGCCTGCGTCATCAGCTACCTCTTCTCCGGTCATGCCGGGATCTATAGCTCGCAGCGCGTGGGACAAAGCAAACATCTGAGCCGCGCTGAGGAAGAGGGCCTGCCCCTGACGCTCGTCGCCAAGATGCATGACGCGCCGGAAGAAAACACCGCGCCGCTTCATCTAAAATAATCAGATGGCTTTCCCAATCAAAGTTTGCGCTGTCTGTTCTGAAGAGTTTGAACTGAAGCCCGATAAACCCGGCTTCGCCAATCGTTGTCCCGAATGCAGCGCCCCCAAAGAGGAAGAGCCAGCCACCAAGAAACGCATGGACGCCGACGAACGCAAGAGCCTTTCTGAAGCCAACGAGGCACGCCGTACCGCCATGCGAGAGCTTCTCTACCGCAAGGATCGCTGACACCTGGCGTTGAAAAGAAACGCTCCGCGCACCAGTGAATGATAAAGTTTCATCTCCGGGCCTGAAACTCGGGATGGGGGATCGATGGCTGCTGCTACAAGCCTGCAAACGGGATCACAGACAACCAACACCCAGGGCAGCTTCGCCGTGCCGCTGACGCTGATGGTCTCGTTGTACTTCGGAATCGGCTTCATCACCGCGTTGAACGATATCCTTGTTCCCCACTTCAAGGATCTCTTTCACCTCTCAAACTTCCTCGCGCTGCTGGTGCAATTCGCCTTCTTCGGCGCGTACTTTCTGATGTCCGTACCCTCAGGCTGGATCGTCGGCCGGGTCGGCTATAAGAACGGCATCGTGCTCTCACTTGCGACGATGGGTTGCGGCCTCCTGCTCTTTCTGCCCGCCTCCATCCTCGTCTTCTATCCGCTGTTTCTGTTTGCGCTGTTCGTCGTCGGCAGCGGACTTGCACTGCTGCAGGTGGCCATCAATCCGTATATCGGCGCACTGGGCCGGCCGGAGACGGCTGCCGCCCGCCTCAACATTGCGGGCTTCTTCAACTCCCTTGCCGGCACCAGCGCACCCAAGGTGGGCGCGGCGTTCATCTTCATCGCGGCAGGAGCCAGCGCAGCGCAACTCGCCGCCTCTGTCCGCACGCCGTACATGATTCTCGCGGCTCTGGCCTTCTTCATGGCCATTCTTACGAGGTTCGTTCCACTTCCCCGGCTGCTGGAACCAACCGCCGAAGCTGCCGCCGAACCGCTCGACGGCAGCGCGTGGCAGTTCCGCCATCTGCGCCTGGGAGCTGTTGCCATCTTCCTTTACGTGGGCGCTGAGGTTGCCATCGGCAGTCTGCTCATCAACTACCTCGGCCAACCGTCGATGGGCAGCATGACCCACGCAGCCGCTGCCCGCTACGTCTCGTTCTACTGGGGCGGCGCGATGATCGGGCGCTTCATCGGCTCCTTCGCCCTGCAGAAGATCGACGCCGCCAAGGCCCTGACCTTCGTCGCCATCCTGGCCTTCATCACAGTGGCCACGGCAGTGTTGGCGCACGGAATGGTGGGCTCCATGGCCATCGTCGTCTGCGGCCTCTTCAACTCCGTGATGTGGCCCTGCATCTTCCCTCTCTCTGTCAAGGGCCTTGGACGTTTCACCAGCCAGGGCTCCGGCATCCTCATCATGATGGTCGTTGGCGGAGCCGTGATCCCGGAGATCCAGGGCCTCCTCGCCGATTCCTTCGGCTACCAGAAGAGCTTCCTCATCGTCCTCTGCTGCTACGCCTACCTCATCTACTTCGGCTTATCCGGCCATCGTCCCCAGCAGAGTGTCGAGACCGCATCACAAACGACGATTGCACCACCAGAGCTCGTCTGACCCTAAGCAACCAGCCCCAGGAAAGAGCGTATGTCACAGCAAGATAGCCCCACCCCGTACCCACATTGGATGTTGCGCGAGATCCACGAACAACCTGACTCCCTGACCGCGACACTGGACCGCTACGTCGGCCCTGACGGTTTCCGTGAGGAGGTCTGCCAGCCCATTCGTACATGGCTGGTAGCGGCCAACAAGGAGATCGTCATTGCGGCCAGCGGCTCCAGCCGCCACGCCGGCATGATCGCAGAGATCCTCATTGAAGACATCTGTGGCACGCCTGTAGACGTCGAGTACGCAAGCGAGTACTGCTACCGCCCGGAGCGCGCCACCAAGAACGCCGCGCTGCTCGTCATCTCGCAATCCGGCGAGACAGCGGACACCCTGGCCGCTCTGCGCAAGGCCAATGAAGCCGGCCACCCCACGCTAGCCATCACCAACGTCATCAACTCCACCATGGCTCGTGAGGCCAGCGCGTCCTTCTGCACACTGGCTGGCCGGGAGCGAGCCATTCCCGCCACCAAGAGTTTCACCGCGCAGCTCCTCAACCTGCAGCTTCTCTCCCTGCTCGCCGCGGAGTCGCAGCAGGCAATCGACGCCGCTGAGCTTAAGACGCGCCTCGCACAACTCGCCTCATTGCCGGACACGATCAAGGTCCAGTTGGAAGGATGGGAGACCGCAGCCCGCGCTGCCGCAGATCACTTCAAAGAAGCCGAGAGCTTTCTCTACCTGGGACGCGGTGTCCACTATCCCGTCGCTCGTGAAGGCGCGCTCAAGCTGAAGGAGTCCGCTTATCTTCACGCAGAGGGCTATCCCAGCGGCGAGCTCAAACACGGCCCCAACGCTCTCGTCAGCGAACGAATTCCGCTCGTGATGATCGCCACCGTGGATCGCTCGGATGCGGACTCGGTTCAGCGCTACGACAAGGTCGTTCAGCTCATGCGGGACATGCGCACGCAAGGCGCGAACATCCTCGCCATCGCCAACGTAGGCGACCAGGAAGTGGCGGCTGTTGCGACCCAGGTCATCTCCGTTGCCGAAGCACCGGAGCCTCTGCTCGCCATCTGCGAGGTCATCCCGCTCCAGATGCTGTCGTACTTCATGGCCATCAATCGCGGCATCGACGTGGACCACCCTCGCAATCTTACGAAGGCGGTCCTCGCCGAATAAGCGCTGCTAGAGCGTGAGCGAAGGCGGTACAACCTCAGGCGCCGCACCAAAGGTGAGGTTTGGCTCAGGACCCATCTGGAAGCTGAGCTTCCCTCCCTGTGCGATGTCGCTGTGGTGGAACCATGCCTTCTGCTGCGGCTCGCCGTTCAACGAGAAGGCCTGGATATAGGCGTGCGCAGGATCGCTGCGCTTCACCTCAATCTCAAGCTTCTTGCCGCCGCCCACATTGACGGTTGCATGCTCAAACAACGGTGAGCCCAGGATGTAATTGCCGCTGACCGCATCGACCGGATAGAAGCCCAACGCGCTCAACAGGAACCACGCGGACATCTGGCCGACGTCTTCATTGCCCTGCATCCCGTCTGGATTCGGAGAGTACATCGTCTCCATCAGGCTGCGTACGCGAGCCTGCGTCTTATGCGGCGCGCCCGCATACACGTACAGGTATGCGATATGGTGCGAGGGCTCATTGCCGTGCGCATACTGACCCACCATCCCGGCGATGTCCGGTGGCGCATCCGCGGGCAGTGTGGATGCAGTCGTGAAGAGTTCATCCAGCTTGGCCAGAAAGGGTTCACGTCCACCAAACAGAGCGATCAGCCCCGCCGGGTCATGCTGCACAGCAAACGTCGTCTGCCATGCGTTTGACTCCGTATAGTCGCGCCACTTCTTCATGTGGCCCATGTCGATGGGGTTGAAAGGTGTTGTAAACGATGCGTCCTGAAGCTTGGGCCGCATAAAGCCGACCGACGGATCGAAGTAGTTCTTATAGTTCGTCGACCGCTTCACCAGCAACGCTGCATCGTCGCTCTTGCCCAGCTTCTTGGACACATGTGCGATCGCCCAATCGTCATAGCAGTACTCGAACGTCTTCGAGACGGATTCATCTTCGAGATCCGCAGGGATATAGTTCATCTTGCGGTAGTAGCCCAAGCCACGATAGTTATCCACCATCGCACGCTTCATCATCACCTGGTAGGCAAGCTGTTCGTCGATGCCCTTGAAGCCTTTGTTGATCGCCTCAGAGATGATCGCGGCCGAGTGATAGCCCGTCATCGTGCCCGTCTCGCAACCCTGCAGCGGCCATACCGGCATCCCCTGCGGGCTCTCCGCCGCCATGCGGATCAGCGTGTTCACAAAATCCGGCACACGTTCCGTCTCAATCAACGTATACGCCGGATGGGCTGCGCGGTACGTATCCCATGCGGAGAAGGTCGTGTAGTTGTGACGTCCGGCAGGCAGCGTGTGCATCTGCTGATCCATGCCACGATACGTGCCATCCACATCGTCAAACAACGTCGGCCCCAGCGACATATGGTAAAGCGCCGTGTAGAACACGCGCTTGTGCGCCTCATTCGCGGAGGTCACCTGAATCTTGCCGATCTGCCGGCTCCACTTCGCTCTTGCGTCGCTCCGAACCTTTTCGAAATTCCACGCGGGAATCTCAGCCTTGACGTTCTTGCCTGCAGCCTCCGCGCTGACGCCGGAGATGCCGGTCTTGACCAGGATCGTCTCCTGCGCCTTCGTCTTGAAGTACATCACGCACTTCAGGTTCTTTCCTTCCAACGCGCCCGCTGGCACTTCCTTGTCATCGCTGTAATAGACGACGCGCGTTGGAGCCTTGGAAAGCTGCATGGAGAAGTAAGCATGCCGCCCATTGCCCCAGGCCTTCGTCACGCGGCCGCCAGTAAACGTATCCGGCCCTATCCGCTTCAACTCCGAAGAGACGACGGTGGGCTTTCCATCATCCAGATAGGCATGCTGCAGGTCGAGGATCAGGTAAGCTTCATCACTCGCAGGGAAGGTATAGCGATGGATACCCGCACGCTCGGTCGCGGACAGCTCCGCGCGAACTTGGTAGTCCTTCAGCAGCACCGAGTAGTACCCCGGCGTCGCCACCTCGTCCTCATGGCTGAAGCGTGAACGGTAGCCATCCTCCGGCTTCTCCCGCGTACCCGGAACGATCTTCGCCGGCCCCGTACCCGCCATCACCAGGAAGTCCAGCAGGTCACCGCAGCCAGTGCCGCTGAGATGCGTATGGCTGAAGCCCATGATGGAGCTATCGGAAACATGGTATCCCGCGCACCAATCCCAGCCATCGTTAAAGGTGTCCGGGCTCAACTGCACAGCACCAAACGGCACCGAAGCACCGGGATAGCAGTGGCCATGACCGCCCGTGCCAATCCGTGGATCGACCCAGCGCAGCACTTCCTCTTCTTGCGCAGAAGGCTCTGCCAACACAGCAGCCGATGAGAGCCATGCAGCAGCACAAACACCAGCAGTCCCCTGAATAAATTCGCGACGTGAGCTCATACGATTTCTTCCTGTTCCGTGCAGACTTCCCTGCAACATGTTTCCTTAAGCCTAACGCAAACGACCCGCCAACAAACCCTATCCCAAACTTTCCGGATCATCCGGCTTCTTCTCCTCAAGCGGCGATCCAGCCGCACGCTTCGGCGTCCAGGTCTTTCGCTTGGGTGCGTCGCTGGAGACCGGCGCAACCGGGGTCTCCTCGGCCTCTTTTGGTGGCACCGAAGGATCAACGGTCGCACCCTTCGGCACCCACTTTTTCCGTGGAGCCCTTTCCGTAGCCGGCATTTCAGCCTGAGGCTCAACCACAGCAGGTGGCTCCTCCACTGCGACCGCATCAGGCGTCACCTCCTCGCTCATAACCATCGCCTCCACCGGCTGCGAAGTCTCCACAAGCGCACTTACAGCCACCTCAACCGGCGACCGCCTCCGCACCCCTTCCAGCAGCAACTCCGCAACATCCTTCACCGCAATCGCATCGGCACCCTTTGAAGGCGTGCTCTCCAGCATGCTCTTGCAGAACGGACACCCCACCGCGAGCACCTTCTCCTCCGCCCCCTCAAGCCGCCGCTTCACCTCGCCAAAGCGGTTGTCCGAGATCCTCTCGTCGCCCGCCTCTTCTTCCTTCCAGAACTGCGCCCCGCCCGCCCCGCAGCAGAACGAGTTCTCCCTGTTCCGATCCAACTCAACCACATCGTTACTGATCACGTTCAGCAAATTGCGCGGCGCATCATAGACCCCGTTATGCCGGCCCAAATAGCAAGGGTCATGATATGTAACAGTCGCTGTCCCCATATCCGCCTGCAGTTTCCCACTCGCCACCAGCGTCTCCAGGTACTCCGTATGGTGCATGACCTTGAAGTCGCCGCCAATCTGCCCATACTCCTTGCCCACCGAGTTCATGCAATGCGGACACGTCGCCACAATCAGCTTCGGCTTCACCTCATTCAGGGTCGCAACGTTCTTGTCCGCAAGCTGCCGATAGAGATACTCGTTCCCCGCCCTCCGAGCCGTATCACCCGTGCAGCACTCCCGCTTACCCAGCACCGCAAAGTCCACG is a window of Granulicella tundricola MP5ACTX9 DNA encoding:
- a CDS encoding voltage-gated chloride channel family protein, with the protein product MIELARWISISALVGIMGGSASALLLISLNYATDLREKHVWLILFLAPAGWLVGEMYKRLGTSVEAGNNLILEEIHSPTATIPVRMTPLILIGTFMTHLFGGSAGREGTAIQTGASLADQLARPFRLSPRDRRILLMAGISAGFASVFGTPLAGAIFGLEVLAIGTLSYEAIAPCFMAAFVGDLVTRAWKVHHTVYTVTDVPTMSIRGVAYAMIAGAIFGLAGMCFARLTHAVSHLAKKYIVNPPLRPVAGGLLVTIAVFGLGTSHTLKYIGLGIPTIVAAFHSRLPAYDFAAKSIFTAITLGAGFKGGEVTPLFFIGSTLGNALSRLIPLPSSLMAGMGFVAVFAGAANTPIASTLMAVELFGGEAGAYAGIACVISYLFSGHAGIYSSQRVGQSKHLSRAEEEGLPLTLVAKMHDAPEENTAPLHLK
- a CDS encoding sugar MFS transporter yields the protein MAAATSLQTGSQTTNTQGSFAVPLTLMVSLYFGIGFITALNDILVPHFKDLFHLSNFLALLVQFAFFGAYFLMSVPSGWIVGRVGYKNGIVLSLATMGCGLLLFLPASILVFYPLFLFALFVVGSGLALLQVAINPYIGALGRPETAAARLNIAGFFNSLAGTSAPKVGAAFIFIAAGASAAQLAASVRTPYMILAALAFFMAILTRFVPLPRLLEPTAEAAAEPLDGSAWQFRHLRLGAVAIFLYVGAEVAIGSLLINYLGQPSMGSMTHAAAARYVSFYWGGAMIGRFIGSFALQKIDAAKALTFVAILAFITVATAVLAHGMVGSMAIVVCGLFNSVMWPCIFPLSVKGLGRFTSQGSGILIMMVVGGAVIPEIQGLLADSFGYQKSFLIVLCCYAYLIYFGLSGHRPQQSVETASQTTIAPPELV
- a CDS encoding SIS domain-containing protein — protein: MSQQDSPTPYPHWMLREIHEQPDSLTATLDRYVGPDGFREEVCQPIRTWLVAANKEIVIAASGSSRHAGMIAEILIEDICGTPVDVEYASEYCYRPERATKNAALLVISQSGETADTLAALRKANEAGHPTLAITNVINSTMAREASASFCTLAGRERAIPATKSFTAQLLNLQLLSLLAAESQQAIDAAELKTRLAQLASLPDTIKVQLEGWETAARAAADHFKEAESFLYLGRGVHYPVAREGALKLKESAYLHAEGYPSGELKHGPNALVSERIPLVMIATVDRSDADSVQRYDKVVQLMRDMRTQGANILAIANVGDQEVAAVATQVISVAEAPEPLLAICEVIPLQMLSYFMAINRGIDVDHPRNLTKAVLAE
- a CDS encoding GH92 family glycosyl hydrolase, whose protein sequence is MSSRREFIQGTAGVCAAAWLSSAAVLAEPSAQEEEVLRWVDPRIGTGGHGHCYPGASVPFGAVQLSPDTFNDGWDWCAGYHVSDSSIMGFSHTHLSGTGCGDLLDFLVMAGTGPAKIVPGTREKPEDGYRSRFSHEDEVATPGYYSVLLKDYQVRAELSATERAGIHRYTFPASDEAYLILDLQHAYLDDGKPTVVSSELKRIGPDTFTGGRVTKAWGNGRHAYFSMQLSKAPTRVVYYSDDKEVPAGALEGKNLKCVMYFKTKAQETILVKTGISGVSAEAAGKNVKAEIPAWNFEKVRSDARAKWSRQIGKIQVTSANEAHKRVFYTALYHMSLGPTLFDDVDGTYRGMDQQMHTLPAGRHNYTTFSAWDTYRAAHPAYTLIETERVPDFVNTLIRMAAESPQGMPVWPLQGCETGTMTGYHSAAIISEAINKGFKGIDEQLAYQVMMKRAMVDNYRGLGYYRKMNYIPADLEDESVSKTFEYCYDDWAIAHVSKKLGKSDDAALLVKRSTNYKNYFDPSVGFMRPKLQDASFTTPFNPIDMGHMKKWRDYTESNAWQTTFAVQHDPAGLIALFGGREPFLAKLDELFTTASTLPADAPPDIAGMVGQYAHGNEPSHHIAYLYVYAGAPHKTQARVRSLMETMYSPNPDGMQGNEDVGQMSAWFLLSALGFYPVDAVSGNYILGSPLFEHATVNVGGGKKLEIEVKRSDPAHAYIQAFSLNGEPQQKAWFHHSDIAQGGKLSFQMGPEPNLTFGAAPEVVPPSLTL